Proteins found in one Hevea brasiliensis isolate MT/VB/25A 57/8 chromosome 18, ASM3005281v1, whole genome shotgun sequence genomic segment:
- the LOC110636060 gene encoding U-box domain-containing protein 21 — protein MISTWRRRRAARRAAEKQRLEGEHCIDMELAIPKDFRCPISLDLMKDPVTLSTGITYDRESIEKWIEAGNVTCPITNQVLRSLEPIPNHSIRKMIQDWCVENRSYGIERIPTPRIPVSSVEVLKIQAKITAAACKGGDQVGCRNLVAKIKTLMKESERNKKRFVSNGTGSVLSAAFEEFSRACFNENATVLEEILSTLTLMFPLDGEANSHLGSAASMDCLVWFLKGGDLSGRRNAVLVLKELVSSDTKKLEVLSATEGATEGLFKLIKEPICPAATKASLVTIYQMVTSTPTNVKAITKFVDMGLISLLVEMVVDTERSVCEKGLGVLDGICSCDEGREKMNDHSLTIPVLVKKIHRVSDLATEFSVSILWKLCKAQKRQEGGVLLEALQVGAFQKLLLLLQVGCGERTKEKATELLKMLNPHRERLECIDSSDFKDLKRPF, from the coding sequence ATGATCTCTACCTGGAGGAGGAGGAGGGCGGCCCGCCGTGCAGCAGAGAAGCAGCGGCTAGAGGGTGAACACTGCATCGACATGGAGCTGGCCATACCGAAAGATTTTCGCTGCCCTATATCGTTGGATTTGATGAAGGATCCGGTGACTTTGTCGACTGGGATTACTTATGATCGTGAGAGTATAGAGAAGTGGATAGAGGCTGGGAATGTAACCTGCCCCATCACCAACCAGGTTTTGAGGAGTCTTGAGCCTATACCAAATCATAGTATACGTAAAATGATACAAGATTGGTGCGTGGAGAATAGGTCTTATGGGATTGAAAGGATTCCTACGCCTAGAATTCCTGTGAGTTCTGTTGAGGTTTTGAAAATTCAGGCAAAGATTACTGCAGCGGCTTGTAAAGGAGGGGATCAAGTTGGATGCCGAAATTTGGTGGCCAAGATCAAGACCCTGATGAAGGAAAGCGAAAGGAACAAAAAACGTTTTGTGAGTAATGGGACAGGTAGTGTATTATCAGCTGCTTTTGAAGAGTTCTCGAGAGCATGTTTCAATGAAAATGCTACGGTTTTGGAGGAAATATTGTCGACTCTGACATTAATGTTCCCTCTTGATGGAGAGGCCAACAGCCACCTTGGCTCGGCTGCTTCCATGGATTGTTTAGTCTGGTTCTTGAAGGGAGGAGATTTATCTGGGAGAAGAAACGCAGTTTTGGTGCTTAAAGAGCTTGTTTCGTCGGATACCAAAAAATTGGAGGTTTTATCAGCAACTGAAGGAGCTACAGAGGGATTGTTTAAGCTGATTAAGGAACCCATTTGTCCTGCTGCAACAAAAGCTTCTCTGGTGACCATTTATCAGATGGTCACATCAACCCCTACAAATGTGAAGGCGATTACCAAATTTGTAGATATGGGTTTGATCTCATTGCTGGTAGAGATGGTTGTAGATACCGAAAGAAGCGTATGCGAAAAGGGGTTAGGCGTTCTTGATGGAATCTGTAGCTGTGATGAAGGGAGAGAGAAGATGAATGACCATTCTCTAACTATCCCAGTTCTAGTCAAGAAAATTCATAGAGTTTCAGATTTGGCGACTGAGTTCTCTGTCTCCATTTTATGGAAGCTTTGCAAGGCTCAGAAGAGGCAAGAGGGAGGTGTTCTTCTTGAGGCTCTTCAAGTGGGTGCTTTTCAAAAGCTCTTGCTGCTCTTACAGGTTGGTTGTGGGGAGAGAACCAAAGAGAAAGCAACTGAATTATTGAAGATGTTGAACCCTCATAGGGAGAGATTGGAGTGTATTGATTCTTCAGATTTCAAGGACCTCAAAAGGCCCTTTTAA
- the LOC110636077 gene encoding THO complex subunit 2, which translates to MSLPPMDCIYVTEEYMHEWKSGNQNFRFPNPVPMLRFLYELCWTMVRGELPFQKCKVALDSVEFSDRVSGEELASNFADIITQMAQDLTMPGEYRARLIKLAKWVVESALVPLRLFQERCEEEFLWEAEMIKIKAQDLKGKEVRVNTRLLYQQTKFNLLREESEGYAKLVTLLCRGYEDTTENASAATIGILKSLIGHFDLDPNRVFDIVLDCFELQPDNTIFLELIPIFPKSHASQILGFKFQYYQRMEVNSPVPFGLYKLTALLVKEDFIDLDSIYAHLLPRDDEAFEHYNAVSSKRLDEANKIGKINLAATGKDLMDDEKQGDVTIDLFAAFDMETEAVTERSSELESSQTLGLLTGFLSVDDWYHAHILFDRLSPLNPVAHVQICNGLFRLIEKSISAAYDIIRQSHLQNFGSPSGAGIDSMDTSSSLGHRSFIDLPKELFQMLATTGPYLYRDAILLQKICRVLRGYYLSALELVSSSDGATNGEPVITGNRRPHLREARLRVEETLGTCLLPSLQLIPANPAVGQEIWEVMSLLPYEVRYRLYGEWEKDDERNPMVLAARQTAKLDTRRILKRLAKENLKQLGRMVAKLAHANPMTVLRTIVHQIEAYRDMITPVVDAFKYLTQLEYDILEYVVIERLAQGGRDKLKDDGLNLSDWLQSLASFWGHLCKKYPSMELRGLFQYLVNQLKKGQGIELVLLQELIQQMANVQYTENLTEEQLDAMAGSETLRYQATSFGVTRNNKALIKSTNRLRDSLLPKDESKLAIPLLLLIAQHRSVVVINAEAPYIKMVSEQFDRCHGTLLQYVEFLCSAVTPANAYAQLIPSLDDLVHLYHLDPEVAFLVYRPVMRLFKCEGSSDVFWPLDDNEVVNSTTTNMECEQAEYSGKVILDLGSPQKPIMWSDLLETVKTMLPSKAWNSLSPDLYATFWGLTLYDLYVPRNRYESEIAKQHAALKALEEISDNSSSAITKRKKDKERIQEALDRLTSELHRHEENVASVRRRLSREKDKWLSSCPDTLKINMEFLQRCIFPRCTFSMPDAVYCAMFVHTLHSLGTPFFNTVNHIDVLICKTLQPMICCCTEYEAGRLGKFLYETLKIAYYWKSDESIYERECGNMPGFAVYYRFPNSQRVTYGQFIKVHWKWSQRISRLLIQCLESTEYMEIRNALILLTKISGVFPVTKRSGINLEKRVARIKSDEREDLKVLATGVAAALAARKPSWVTDEEFGMGYLEIKPPAASKSLPSNIGAGQHNSAINVAQSESTGGRAVATVTHHGESGNSAREHISRAKPADGRSDRTESVSHVKSDPGHQKLKGGSLVNGLDVHSSVSSAAIVGTSRSTENQKQMDESANKIVDESTGRAVLKNSMESEVKASAKRSVPAGSVKTPKQDPAKDESKSAKAVGRTPGTSSLDKDVPSHLSEGRQGNVANVSSAATSNGNAVSASARGSTLSARTSDGHGGELKVDSGAAKSVVKDDATEVADVHKPPSRLLHSPRHDSSLLSSKSSDKLQKRASPAEDPDRLSKRRKGDIELRDLEGEVRISDKERSMDARLVDLDKMGTDEQSMHRSTDKLMDRSKDKSNERYDRDYRERSDRPDKSRGDDVLVEKSRDRSMERYGREHSVERGQERGADRSFDRPADKAKDERNKDDRGKLRYSDTSMEKSHGDDRFYGQNLPPPPPLPPHVVPQSVNSSRRDEDADRRFGTTRHTQRLSPRHEEKERRRSEENSLVSQDDAKRRREDDFRDRKREEREGLSMKVEEREREREREREKVNLLKEEMDVSAASKRRKLKREHLPSGEAGEYSPAAPPPPPLPIGMSQSYDGRDRGDRKGAMIQRSGYLEEPPMRIHGKEAANKMTRRDADPMYDREWDDDKRQRAEPKRRHRK; encoded by the exons GTTACCCTTCTTTGTCGAGGTTATGAAGATACAACTGAAAATGCATCAGCGGCAACAATAGGCATCCTTAAG TCATTAATTGGGCATTTTGATCTGGACCCAAACCGTGTCTTTGATATC GTTTTAGACTGTTTTGAACTTCAGCCTGACAACACTATCTTCTTGGAGTTGATTCCTATCTTTCCCAAG TCACATGCATCCCAaattcttggttttaagtttcaaTATTATCAGCGGATGGAAGTAAATAGTCCTGTACCATTTGGGCTCTATAAGCTTACAGCTTTGTTGGTGAAGGAAGACTTCATTGATCTTGATAGCAT ATATGCTCATCTACTTCCTCGGGATGATGAGGCTTTTGAGCATTATAATGCTGTTTCTTCCAAGCGACTGGATGAG GCTAACAAAATTGGAAAAATAAATTTGGCTGCTACTGGAAAGGACCTCATGGATGATGAGAAACAAGGAGATGTGACAATTGATCTTTTTGCCGCTTTTGACATGGAAACTGAGGCTGTCACCGAAAGGTCCTCAGAGCTTGAAAGCAGTCAAACTTTGGGGTTGCTTACTGGTTTTCTCTCGGTGGATGACTG GTATCATGCTCACATATTGTTTGATCGTCTCTCTCCACTAAATCCAGTGGCACATGTTCAAATATGCAATGGGTTGTTTAG GCTCATTGAAAAGTCAATCTCAGCAGCATATGATATCATTCGTCAATCACATCTCCAAAATTTTGGGTCTCCTTCAGGAGCTGGTATTGATTCTATGGACACAAGTAGTTCTCTTGGCCATAGGTCATTCATTGATCTTCCAAAAGAGCTTTTTCAGATGCTTGCGACTACTGGACCTTATCTTTACCGTGATGCAATATTGCTGCAGAAG ATATGTAGAGTATTGAGAGGTTACTATTTGTCTGCACTTGAGCTTGTAAGCAGCAGTGATGGAGCTACAAATGGTGAACCTGTCATTACAGGAAACCGTCGTCCCCACCTAAGGGAAGCTAGGTTGAGGGTAGAGGAAACATTGGGGACTTGCCTACTTCCTTCTCTGCAGTTGATACCTGCAAATCCGGCAGTTGGGCAGGAGATTTGGGAAGTAATGAGTCTGCTTCCATATGAG GTGCGCTATCGTTTATATGGTGAATGGGAGAAAGATGATGAACGGAATCCAATGGTTTTAGCTGCAAGACAAACAGCTAAA TTGGACACCAGAAGGATTTTAAAGAGGCTTGCgaaggaaaatttgaagcagCTGGGTCGGATGGTTGCAAAACTAGCTCATGCTAATCCAATGACTGTGCTTCGAACAATTGTTCACCAG ATTGAGGCATATCGGGATATGATCACCCCTGTTGTGGATGCTTTCAAGTATTTGACACAG CTCGAGTATGATATCTTGGAATATGTCGTAATTGAGCGCCTGGCACAAGGCGGTCGTGATAAACTAAAAGACGATGGCCTTAATTTGTCAGACTGGCTTCAATCACTGGCGTCATTTTGGGGTCACCT GTGCAAGAAGTATCCATCTATGGAATTGAGGGGTCTTTTCCAGTATCTTGTGAACCAGCTTAAGAAGGGTCAGGGAATTGAGCTTGTTCTTCTGCAG GAGCTCATCCAACAAATGGCTAATGTTCAGTACACCGAGAACCTAACAGAGGAACAGTTGGATGCAATGGCAGGGAGTGAGACTCTCCGGTATCAGGCTACTTCTTTTGGTGTAACACGGAATAACAAG GCTTTGATAAAGTCGACTAATAGGCTACGGGACTCATTGCTTCCAAAGGATGAATCAAAGTTGGCAATCCCTCTTTTATTACTTATTGCTCAACATCGTTCAGT GGTTGTCATTAATGCAGAGGCACCGTACATTAAAATGGTTAGTGAGCAGTTTGATAGATGCCATGGAACTCTTCTTCAGTATGTGGAATTTCTTTGTAGTGCTGTGACACCAGCCAATGCTTATGCCCAGTTGATTCCATCTCTTGATGATCTTGTACACCTTTACCACCTTGATCCtgag GTTGCTTTTTTAGTATATCGCCCTGTAATGAGGCTCTTCAAGTGTGAGGGTAGTTCTGATGTTTTCTGGCCTTTGGATGACAATGAAGTTGTGAACAGTACAACTACAAATATGGAGTGTGAGCAAGCAGAATATTCTGGCAAAGTGATTTTGGATCTTGGATCTCCTCAGAAGCCTATAAT GTGGTCTGATCTTCTTGAAACTGTGAAAACAATGTTGCCTTCAAAAGCCTGGAATAGCCTCTCGCCTGATCTCTATGCAACTTTTTGGGGGCTCACATTGTATGATCTATATGTTCCTAGAAATCGCTATGAGTCTGAAATTGCAAAGCAGCATGCGGCTCTTAAAGCTTTGGAAGAGATTTCTGATAATTCGAGTTCCGCAATAACTAAAAGGAAGAAAGACAAGGAAAGGATTCAAGAAGCTCTAGATCGTCTGACTAGTGAACTTCATAGGCATGAAGAAAATGTTGCATCGGTTCGTAGACGCCTGTCTCGTGAAAAAGACAAATGGTTGAGTTCCTGCCCTGATACTTTGAAAATTAACATGGAGTTCCTTCAGCGCTGCATTTTCCCACGTTGTACTTTCAGCATGCCAGATGCTGTCTATTGTGCTATGTTTGTGCATACTCTTCATTCCCTTGGGACTCCATTTTTCAACACAGTGAACCATATTGATGTTCTGATATGCAAAACATTACAACCTATGATTTGCTGTTGCACTGAATATGAAGCAGGAAGACTTGGGAAATTTCTCTATGAGACGTTAAAGATTGCTTACTACTGGAAG AGTGATGAATCGATATATGAACGTGAGTGTGGCAATATGCCTGGCTTTGCTGTGTATTACAGATTTCCAAACAGCCAACGTGTTACATATGGCCAGTTCATCAAG GTGCACTGGAAATGGAGTCAGAGAATCTCACGGTTGTTGATTCAGTGCTTGGAATCAACTGAGTACATGGAAATTCGGAATGCACTTATTCTGTTGACGAAAATTTCTGGTGTTTTCCCAGTTACCAAAAGGAGTGGGATTAACCTTGAAAAGCGA GTGGCCAGGATCAAAAGCGATGAAAGAGAGGATCTTAAAGTGTTGGCAACTGGTGTTGCTGCCGCTTTGGCTGCTAGAAAG CCTTCTTGGGTTACAGATGAAGAATTTGGCATGGGATACCTTGAAATAAAGCCTCCGGCAGCTTCAAAGTCTTTGCCTAGTAATATAGGAGCTGGACAACATAATTCTGCCATTAACGTCGCACAGAGTGAATCTACTGGGGGAAGAGCAGTTGCCACAGTAACTCATCATGGAGAATCTGGGAATTCAGCCagagaacacatatccagagcaaAACCTGCAGATGGGAGGTCTGATAGAACTGAAAGTGTCTCACATGTGAAATCTGACCCAGGACATCAAAAATTAAAAGGTGGATCACTGGTTAATGGGTTGGATGTTCATTCATCTGTTTCTTCAGCTGCTATAGTTGGGACCTCAAGATCAACAGAGAATCAAAAGCAAATGGATGAATCAGCAAATAAAATAGTGGATGAAAGCACAGGAAGAGCTGTCTTGAAGAACTCTATGGAATCTGAG GTGAAAGCTTCAGCAAAACGGTCAGTGCCTGCTGGATCTGTTAAAACCCCTAAACAAGATCCTGCAAAAGATGAATCTAAATCTGCAAAAGCAGTGGGTAGAACTCCTGGCACTTCCTCCCTTGACAAAGATGTCCCTTCTCATTTGTCAGAAGGAAGGCAAGGAAATGTTGCTAATGTTTCTTCTGCTGCCACTTCTAATGGTAATGCAGTTTCAGCATCAGCTAGAGGCTCGACCTTATCTGCAAGAACCTCTGATGGTCATGGTGGTGAATTAAAGGTAGATAGTGGAGCTGCCAAATCTGTGGTAAAAGATGATGCCACTGAAGTTGCTGATGTTCACAAGCCCCCTTCTCGACTTCTTCACTCTCCCCGGCATGATAGTTCTCTTTTGTCATCAAAGTCTAGTGATAAGCTACAGAAGAGAGCAAGTCCTGCTGAAGATCCTGACAGATTAAGCAAGCGCCGGAAAGGTGATATTGAATTGAGAGATTTAGAGGGTGAAGTTCGCATCTCTGACAAAGAGAGGTCCATGGATGCTCGATTAGTGGATCTTGACAAAATGGGGACTGATGAACAAAGTATGCATAGGAGCACAGATAAACTTATGGATAGGTCAAAAGACAAAAGCAATGAGAGATATGACAGGGACTATAGGGAAAGATCAGACCGTCCTGATAAGTCCCGTGGAGATGATGTTTTAGTGGAAAAATCGAGGGATAGGTCAAtggaaagatatggaagagagcaTTCTGTAGAGAGAGGGCAGGAGAGAGGTGCTGACAGGAGTTTTGACAGGCCCGCTGACAAAGCCAAAGATGAACGAAACAAGGATGATCGTGGCAAGCTGCGGTACAGTGATACATCTATGGAAAAATCTCATGGCGATGATCGATTTTATGGGCAAAACTTGCCACCTCCACCACCCTTGCCTCCTCATGTGGTTCCCCAATCAGTTAATTCCAGTAGAAGAGATGAAGATGCTGACAGAAGGTTTGGAACTACCAGGCATACTCAGAGGCTTTCTCCAAGGCATGAGGAGAAAGAAAGACGACGCTCAGAAGAAAATTCTTTGGTTTCACAAGATGATGCAAAACGTAGGAGAGAAGATGATTTTCGAgatagaaaaagagaagagcgaGAGGGGCTGTCAATGAAG GTGGAGGAGAGGGAAAGAGaaagggagagggagagggaaaaaGTGAATCTTTTGAAGGAGGAAATGGATGTTAGTGCTGCCTCTAAGAGAAGGAAACTTAAAAGAGAGCATTTGCCATCAGGGGAAGCTGGCGAGTATTCTCCAGCTgctccaccacctccacctcttCCAATTGGTATGTCGCAATCGTATGATGGAAGAGATAGGGGGGATAGAAAAGGAGCCATGATCCAGCGGTCAGGTTATTTGGAGGAACCTCCAATGAGGATTCATGGTAAAGAAGCAGCCAACAAGATGACTCGTCGTGATGCTGATCC AATGTATGACCGAGAATGGGATGATGACAAGAGGCAAAGAGCAGAGCCAAAGCGGAGGCACAGGAAGTAG
- the LOC110636085 gene encoding putative clathrin assembly protein At1g03050: MRRFRQAFCALKEHSFVSYAKVATFGRFCDLDLTIVKATAPDDLPLPEKYIHELLNIFSISSSSFHSFSLSFSRRFGRTHCWKVALKCLLLLHRLLRSLPDYCPFRAELLYARSNGLLSLYPCHFRDHSSSNPEDYTMFIRSYAQLLHEALDCFSFDGKVTEEEVVEEEKDKELPKNLKEKMKEADRILEVLQQLQSLIDRVMDCRPTEAAAKSFIVQSAMKYIIRDSFICYTSFRKEIVLVMDHLIQMPYKSCILSFGIYKKAALQAEQLCDFYDWCKAKGLCGSHEHPFIEKIPEIQIRALGNFLNGIWQPTESSSSATSPSSWVESNKSCSTEDDETDSNKQMDKRNIIVSTQWVKFEENYSGLFQRKIEENKEEMAPLIQLEDGENDDWEVLLDASLHLSRNIPLNNHLLYPCTGFSNGYGCEVHGKDSSNGEKNNQWQLQVYNPNNYALNPFSQPYYYMPNCYEWYHGSNPACPWGL, from the coding sequence ATGAGGCGATTCAGGCAAGCTTTTTGTGCCTTAAAAGAGCACAGCTTCGTAAGCTATGCAAAAGTGGCCACTTTTGGTCGCTTTTGCGATCTTGATCTCACCATTGTCAAAGCAACTGCTCCTGATGACTTGCCATTGCCTGAAAAATACATACATGAGCTTTTGAATATATTTTCTATCTCTTCCTCTTCGTTTCATTCTTTTTCCCTTAGCTTTTCCCGTCGTTTTGGCAGAACTCACTGCTGGAAAGTTGCACTCAAGTGTCTTCTTCTCCTCCACCGTTTACTCAGGTCTTTGCCCGATTACTGCCCTTTCCGAGCTGAACTTTTGTATGCCAGATCCAACGGTCTTCTGTCTCTCTATCCCTGTCATTTTCGTGATCATTCATCCTCAAATCCGGAAGATTACACCATGTTTATTAGATCCTATGCTCAGTTGCTCCACGAAGCTCTCGATTGCTTTTCCTTTGACGGGAAAGTAACAGAAGAGGAAGTAGTGGAAGAAGAAAAAGACAAAGAACTGCCAAAGAACttaaaagaaaaaatgaaagaagCCGATAGAATTCTTGAAGTTCTGCAGCAGCTTCAGAGCCTAATAGATCGAGTCATGGACTGCAGGCCAACCGAAGCTGCTGCTAAAAGTTTCATTGTCCAATCTGCCATGAAATATATAATTCGCGATAGTTTCATCTGCTACACTTCTTTTCGGAAGGAAATTGTTTTGGTTATGGACCACCTGATCCAAATGCCATACAAAAGTTGTATCTTGTCCTTTGGGATTTACAAGAAAGCAGCCTTGCAAGCGGAGCAGCTCTGCGACTTCTATGACTGGTGCAAAGCAAAGGGGTTGTGTGGCTCTCACGAACACCCTTTCATAGAAAAAATTCCAGAGATACAGATTCGAGCTCTCGGGAATTTCCTCAATGGAATATGGCAACCAACAGAGTCATCTTCGTCTGCAACATCCCCATCTTCGTGGGTGGAGTCTAATAAATCATGTTCGACTGAAGATGATGAAACAGATAGCAATAAGCAaatggataaaaggaatattaTAGTAAGTACTCAGTgggtgaaatttgaagagaattaTAGTGGTTTATTCCAAAGAAAGATAGAAGAAAATAAAGAAGAGATGGCACCATTGATTCAATTAGAAGATGGTGAAAACGATGACTGGGAGGTGCTGCTTGATGCTTCACTTCATCTTTCACGTAATATTCCTCTCAACAATCACTTGTTATACCCTTGCACTGGATTTAGCAATGGCTATGGATGTGAGGTTCATGGAAAAGACTCATCAAATGGAGAAAAGAACAATCAATGGCAGTTGCAAGTATATAATCCTAATAATTATGCCTTAAATCCTTTTAGCCAACCTTATTATTACATGCCAAATTGCTACGAATGGTACCATGGGAGTAATCCTGCATGTCCCTGGGGATTGTAG